A genome region from Carcharodon carcharias isolate sCarCar2 chromosome 17, sCarCar2.pri, whole genome shotgun sequence includes the following:
- the LOC121290068 gene encoding calcium homeostasis modulator protein 3-like — protein sequence MDRFVNIFRHFQSNSESMMNGICGILALASIWIYSSFQFICPCLPIYNTVYGVGVMFLPPIILFLCGIIVNKHSFLMMEEWQRPESRRAKDTSLLHYMFFAVVQRAVIAPIIWLIVALLDGKCVVCAFSTSVDPSRFTNTSGDPGGDLLTLLSKVPCKDLIPDHLQHNHAFPRKAVHRYLRSISQGLGWTILLLLILAAFLARCLKPCSKHVTFLQSKYWSNYIDIEQTIFEETCHEHAQDFARHCVRHFFRSVQVELEMYCPGAAESDHLQGITNKEQLNNLLMKWFNAKPSLNISPISQQQRTPPLSTSKQTVL from the exons ATGGATCGCTTTGTCAATATCTTCCGTCACTTCCAGTCCAACTCGGAGTCAATGATGAACGGGATTTGTGGAATCCTGGCATTGGCAAGTATCTGGATCTACAGCTCCTTCCAATTTATCTGCCCGTGTTTGCCCATTTACAACACGGTCTATGGGGTTGGGGTCATGTTCTTGCCACCCATCATCCTCTTCCTCTGCGGTATCATTGTTAACAAGCACTCGTTCCTGATGATGGAGGAATGGCAGCgcccagagagcaggagggccAAGGACACTTCGTTGCTGCACTACATGTTCTTCGCTGTGGTCCAGAGAGCTGTCATCGCTCCCATCATCTGGCTCATTGTCGCTCTGCTGGACGGCAAGTGTGTTGTCtgtgccttcagcacctcagtggATCCCAGTCGCTTTACCAACACGAGTGGCGATCCTGGAGGAGACCTGCTAACCCTCCTGTCCAAGGTGCCCTGTAAGGACCTCATACCTGACCACCTCCAACATAACCATGCCTTCCCCAGGAAAGCAGTACACAGGTACCTCCGCTCCATCTCCCAG GGCCTGGGATGGACCATCCTCCTCTTGCTGATCTTGGCTGCTTTCCTCGCCCGCTGCCTCAAGCCATGTTCCAAACATGTCACCTTCCTGCAGAGTAAGTACTGGAGTAACTACATTGACATTGAACAGACAATCTTTGAAGAGACGTGCCATGAGCACGCACAAGACTTTGCCCGTCACTGTGTCAGACACTTCTTCCGCAGTGTGCAGGTTGAGCTGGAGATGTATTGTCCAGGGGCGGCCGAGAGTGACCACCTGCAAGGCATCACAAACAAGGAGCAACTTAATAACCTCCTGATGAAGTGGTTCAATGCAAAACCTTCGCTGAATATCAGCCCCATCAGCCAGCAGCAACGCACACCACCGCTGAGCACCAGCAAGCAGACTGTGctgtag
- the LOC121289688 gene encoding calcium homeostasis modulator protein 1 encodes MDKFRMIFQFLQSNQESFMNGMCGILALASAQIYSAFDFNCPCLPRYNLFYGLGVMSVPPVVLFLLGFVLNNNVSVLAEEWRRPEGLRGKDWGVLRYMFCSMSQRALIAPVTWVSVTLLDGKCFICAFSEGLEPWRLGLNLSRTSPGQPELRRLLATIPCPDIFQQEAGLSREAATRYLRCLSQAFGWCFILLMTFLAFLVRAMRPCFTQVAFLKTKYWSHYIDIERKLFEETCTEHAKSFAKVCIQRFFEGMQDEMVMGYSRCQPPQLHDVEIGKEQEKLFGITDSDNMNKLLRNWHKCKPPLNVNMGVKEDAHQNGCAYAVSNKCTQTHRENIAFYSKV; translated from the exons ATGGATAAATTCCGCATGATTTTCCAGTTTCTACAGTCCAACCAGGAATCCTTCATGAATGGAATGTGTGGGATTCTGGCACTGGCCAGTGCCCAGATCTATTCAGCTTTTGATTTTAACTGTCCATGTTTGCCCAGGTATAACCTCTTTTATGGGCTGGGGGTCATGTCGGTGCCTCCTGTGGTTTTATTCCTCTTGGGCTTTGTGTTAAATAACAATGTGTCGGTGCTGGCGGAGGAGTGGAGGAGGCCGGAGGGTCTCCGGGGGAAGGACTGGGGGGTTCTGCGCTACATGTTCTGCTCCATGTCCCAGAGAGCCCTCATCGCCCCGGTCACCTGGGTCAGCGTCACCCTGCTGGACGGAAAATGCTTCATCTGTGCTTTCAGTGAGGGGCTGGAGCCCTGGAGACTGGGGCTGAACCTGTCCCGAACCAGCCCGGGACAGCCCGAGCTCCGCCGGCTTCTCGCCACCATCCCCTGTCCCGACATCTTCCAGCAAGAGGCAGGACTGTCCCGGGAGGCAGCAACTCGGTACCTGCGGTGCCTGTCCCAG GCTTTCGGTTGGTGCTTCATATTGCTAATGACCTTCTTGGCTTTCCTGGTGAGAGCTATGCGACCTTGCTTCACCCAAGTTGCTTTCCTCAAAACAAAatattggtctcattacattgacATCGAACGTAAACTGTTTGAGGAAACTTGCACTGAACATGCCAAGAGCTTTGCCAAGGTCTGCATCCAGCGGTTTTTTGAGGGGATGCAGGATGAGATGGTCATGGGTTATAGCCGCTGCCAGCCACCACAGCTCCATGACGTAGAgataggcaaagagcaggagaagCTCTTTGGTATCACAGACAGCGACAATATGAATAAATTGTTGAGGAACTGGCACAAGTGTAAGCCGCCATTGAACGTCAACATGGGTGTGAAAGAGGATGCTCATCAGAATGGCTGTGCTTATGCAGTGTCCAATAAATGTACTCAAACGCACAGGGAGAATATTGCCTTCTACAGTAAGGTCTGA